The Deltaproteobacteria bacterium genome includes a window with the following:
- a CDS encoding agmatine deiminase family protein, with protein MKNTLCLFVSIGFLSLIGCGDLPQKNPSQPAKELLTGTSDDVAPEREEQSVYPKPMVPVMPVDNTFAWSNDQRFNYPGTFAITAPPTNTVRTPGEWENKQALLLAWTGNFADVVAGIIRSAKVTTDVTVAYDSNQSLNDFKYQMQSRGVSINGVTTIQLPVQTLWMRDYGPMTVEQNGKMGFVDVRYYPGRLYDDAFPALLAQKWDINNFRMPVDFEGGNFVSDGAGTCYASTVLLSATAEMSGASEGQVRTYFKRYLGCEQLVILQPLYGEGTGHIDMFAKLANKNTMVLGQYRKSQSDSRRGTIDAVNADILDNNAAVLNNVTLMDGSSLNVVRMPMPANSDNNFRTYVNSQFINGVNLIPVYSNDDRFQDEALAIWQQVMPNWQHVDIDATELITWAGAIHCILMEVGEGTRAKFQSTPETICNDFDCAPNMTSSTAPSQPSQPDPEPEPEPEDNSNNNNSSTTTSCPSGETADCNGNCAPTNWLADGYCDDGAYSHNGTAINFSCEEFSYDRGDCQPAGQSCASNEMLDCRNQCAPKAWLGDGYCDAGNYVYEATGQAIYLNCSAFQNDGGDC; from the coding sequence GTGAAAAACACGCTGTGCTTGTTTGTATCTATCGGTTTCTTGTCACTTATCGGCTGCGGCGATTTGCCTCAGAAAAATCCGAGCCAGCCTGCCAAAGAATTGCTCACAGGCACAAGTGACGACGTCGCTCCCGAACGAGAAGAACAATCGGTTTACCCAAAGCCCATGGTCCCGGTGATGCCCGTGGACAATACCTTTGCTTGGAGCAACGACCAGCGGTTCAACTACCCCGGAACATTCGCGATTACCGCGCCGCCGACCAACACTGTTCGTACACCTGGTGAATGGGAAAACAAACAAGCGCTTCTTTTAGCCTGGACTGGTAACTTTGCCGACGTTGTTGCCGGAATCATTCGCAGCGCAAAAGTCACCACCGATGTGACCGTGGCCTACGATAGCAATCAGTCGCTCAACGACTTTAAATACCAAATGCAAAGCCGCGGCGTGTCCATCAATGGCGTGACCACGATTCAGCTGCCTGTTCAAACTTTGTGGATGCGCGATTACGGTCCTATGACCGTTGAGCAAAATGGCAAAATGGGATTCGTTGATGTGCGATACTATCCTGGCCGTCTCTATGATGATGCCTTCCCCGCACTTCTCGCGCAAAAGTGGGACATCAACAATTTTCGTATGCCTGTTGATTTTGAAGGCGGCAACTTCGTAAGCGATGGCGCTGGCACCTGCTACGCCAGCACGGTTCTTCTCAGTGCAACCGCGGAAATGTCTGGTGCATCCGAAGGTCAAGTTCGTACTTATTTTAAGCGCTACCTTGGATGTGAGCAGCTTGTTATTCTTCAGCCGCTCTACGGTGAAGGTACTGGACACATCGATATGTTTGCCAAGCTTGCCAATAAAAACACCATGGTCCTAGGCCAATACCGTAAGAGCCAAAGCGACAGCCGCCGAGGAACCATCGATGCCGTCAACGCTGATATCCTCGACAACAATGCTGCTGTCTTAAACAACGTGACTCTGATGGATGGCTCAAGCCTGAACGTGGTTCGTATGCCTATGCCAGCCAACAGCGACAACAACTTCCGTACTTACGTAAACAGCCAGTTCATCAACGGCGTAAACCTCATTCCTGTTTACAGTAATGATGACCGCTTCCAAGATGAGGCGCTCGCGATTTGGCAGCAAGTGATGCCTAACTGGCAACATGTGGATATTGACGCAACGGAGCTCATTACATGGGCTGGTGCGATTCACTGTATTTTAATGGAAGTGGGCGAAGGTACCCGTGCGAAATTTCAAAGTACGCCCGAGACCATCTGCAACGACTTTGATTGTGCGCCGAATATGACTTCAAGCACAGCGCCTAGTCAGCCGTCGCAGCCAGACCCTGAGCCAGAACCAGAGCCTGAAGACAACTCAAATAACAACAACAGCAGCACAACCACCAGCTGCCCAAGCGGCGAAACCGCTGACTGCAATGGCAACTGCGCACCGACCAACTGGCTTGCGGATGGTTACTGCGATGATGGTGCCTATTCCCACAACGGCACGGCTATTAACTTTAGCTGCGAAGAATTCAGCTACGACCGCGGCGATTGCCAGCCAGCGGGACAAAGCTGCGCATCCAACGAAATGCTAGACTGCCGCAATCAATGTGCACCGAAGGCATGGCTTGGCGATGGTTACTGCGATGCTGGTAACTATGTGTACGAAGCAACCGGTCAGGCCATTTACCTGAACTGCTCAGCATTTCAGAATGATGGCGGGGATTGTTGA
- a CDS encoding polysaccharide export protein yields the protein MRLSRTVIRICSTLFLVSSLSVGCATTETITDSAANSTTKEQKKNISPIDSIPREPHGLGPGDVFKVTVFGQDELSGTHRIRTDHTIDFPLVGTIKMEAQDVRAIEETITGKLKDYLVNPQVSVFVTEYKSKKIFVFGFVKSPGTFAYQDGMNIIELISLAGGFLPNANQNGTYVTRTIKGNETKIDVAVQKIVEGRLTNLSLQPGDIVFIPESIF from the coding sequence ATGAGGCTATCTAGAACAGTTATAAGAATCTGCTCGACTCTATTCTTAGTTTCGAGCCTGAGTGTTGGTTGCGCAACAACTGAGACAATCACAGATTCCGCCGCGAACTCTACAACCAAAGAGCAGAAGAAAAATATCTCGCCGATTGACTCGATACCTCGGGAGCCTCACGGTCTTGGGCCAGGAGATGTCTTCAAAGTTACAGTTTTTGGCCAAGACGAGCTCTCCGGAACACATAGAATTCGCACCGATCACACCATTGACTTTCCGCTTGTTGGTACCATCAAGATGGAGGCTCAAGATGTTCGCGCGATAGAAGAGACCATCACCGGTAAGCTCAAAGACTACCTGGTCAACCCTCAGGTCTCGGTGTTCGTAACCGAATACAAATCCAAGAAGATTTTCGTGTTCGGATTTGTAAAATCACCTGGGACTTTTGCCTATCAAGATGGCATGAACATCATCGAATTAATCTCGTTAGCCGGAGGTTTTTTGCCTAACGCAAACCAAAACGGCACCTATGTAACACGCACCATCAAGGGCAATGAAACCAAGATTGATGTTGCTGTTCAAAAAATCGTCGAAGGTCGTCTCACTAACCTGAGTCTCCAACCTGGCGACATTGTGTTTATCCCAGAAAGTATCTTCTAA